Genomic segment of Hydra vulgaris chromosome 11, alternate assembly HydraT2T_AEP:
ATAGTGTAGTAGATTCCAGAGGAGGCGATATTAAACAACATTGAACTTTTTATGTagattaatgttttatttttcagtgaTATAATACAAACGTTTTTTagcatatttaaattaattttttctgcgATAACCTGCGAACCCCGGAATGTTgcataaactttttcatttatttagggtttttatttaaaacgtgatgggttagggttaggttaaaccctttaaaaaatctcatattTTGAGGGGGTTTAAACCTTTAATTGactaatttaaagtttacaactttctacattttagtttatatatttaatgttattaaaaaaaagaattaatgtaACATAAGATCTTGTTATATGCGCAAATCTTTCCAGTAGTATGTTTTTAACCAAGATTAAGAATATCGTAAAAAGTCATGTTTTTAACCAAGAATATCCGTGGAAAGTCATGTTTTTAACCAAGAATATCGTGAAAAGTCATGTTTTTATAACTCAGATCTTTACTTGGCACATCctaaagtaaaagtttaaaattaatttttactagatatttatattaaaaaaaaaacaataatgtaaaaaatacaaactcaAACACACAAAAAGATAAATGAATAGTTACTGATGATCCTTTCAGTAAGGGCTTCAGTAAGAATAAACTAAGCGTTTCGGTAAAAAGAAACTTATTACggcaaagaaaaaagaaaagaaaattcttttttttttaattttattaaaaattatttatcttctCTTTCTCGATCTTACTCGAATTAATTACTTGTCTTAAATAAAATCCGCAGAAAAAACTAAAGTGAGCAGTGACTAAAACTAAAGTGtagcaatttataatttttttaagttttcttataaaaaaaagtgaaatgtaATGTCAAAGTTCAACTTGCATTACAGAAATATATGTACCGTAGACTCCTCCTCCTACCGTAGACTCCGGCCTCGGTCATCTGACcaaatgtttttcattattgaaaaaatacacTCAAAAGGTGCATATTTCATGGCAGAGACAAAATATGTTCAATAACTTTTACCAGATTAGGTACATCAAtgtctttttcttaaaaatgctTGAATAATTGGATTCGTCAACAAAGGCGATTTGGATGTTCAATGAACTCCACACTTCCGTTTTTGATCCAAAATCTCATCAAAAAGACTTTCCATATTAATTTCTTGTTGATCATCTGAACTATGTATATTGTTTATAGCTTCAGCAGATTGTTCAATATCCTCCCACTTCAGTACGTGATTAAATCCAATCCATGAAAATATCTCAGCCCCACCAAAACTGTTTTCCCACAGTTTAATATAAGAgatacattgtttataaaattactatttattattttcccaagattaaatttaattttttagttccAAAATAATATCTGTTGCATTTCCTTGACTTTTTTTCCATAACTAAGAATTATTTAGCTGTCCATGCACAAACCAGAATTATAACTTACCTGATTCACTTTCAAAAAATGCTTGCAGAGCACGTGGACAGTTTTGGTGAGAAATAAAATATGACTTCAGTGCCTCAATCATATACAGAATTCTTTTAACTTTCTGCAACAGAGAAAGAAATTTATCACATCTAATCTggattatttttctatattcaaCATCTATAAAATCACAAAATTCCTTCAACTCAGTTACTCGAACTGTGTAGATATGAAAATACATTTTCGTAACAAGAGCCTCTCgattatacttttttcaacttcaattcAATTGGCAAACCACCTACACCAAATTAAAGTGCATTGTGCATCACAACCAATGCCAACAATATTAACACCAAGTTCTTTTTTGAGCCTTTATAAACGTTATTTTTATCTCTTCAATGCACTCTACCAAAATTTGTGTTACAATTATAAGAACAAAGAGCAGCTAttttttatcttacattttttatctttttaacttatcagacaatattttagatttttcagcACCAACAGATTCAAAATCCATCCCTTTTTAGATTGAAACTTtctagttataaaaaatttctaaaacaactGATGATAGTTTTACTTCTTTTCTGTTTGATGTGTCATTAGAAACACATAAAAATGCTGTCTTACAAAATGTGTCTTTTGTAAGTCAGCATGTAACTCTTTTACAGATAAAGGTAccagaatattaaaaatttggttCTTGCAGCACCAAATTTTGgttcaaaacattttcaaggaATTTTTGAAGTTCATTCAAAAACTTGCAGCttctttttgaactttatttttaacaaaaacacgGCTTCTTATACACATACACTAACAAAGTTAGCGTTCTTTAGGatgattcaaaataatattttgatttcttaatAAAACGCAGATCTAGACAGTAATTGTtagtatttgtattagtataaaAAGATTAGGACTTTCGTAGTgtgcgttttattaaaaattcaaaatcctGAATTATTTTcaggacaaaataaaaaagcattttcatttttttcctgAAAACAGGACAAAATGAAAATCATTGGGACACTAGGACAAATGGTATAAAACTGGGGCAATCCTGGTCAAAATGAGAGGTATGGTAAAcctatatattcatatatatgtgtgtgtgtatacacacacacacacacacacacacacacacacacacacacacacatatacatacactgTCCATAATTATTTGAATGGTCGTACTTTTTCGTATAAGATATCATAGTTTTACTTACTTTAAggagaaaaactaaaaacaaaatctacCTGAATTatgttttcctttttattaggtttacaaaaaaaaattaatccaaaGTCTGAttagattagtttataatttatttgctttttaatcACCCTTAGCGACAATAACCATTATACATATTCTTGAAattctacttaacgacttatCCAATTTGTCGTAGTCAATTTTATGCCACtaacttataagtttttttccaCATCTTATGCATCATTAGGCATTAGTTTTTGACATTACTTTAAATTTCTCCCATAAAAATCTGATAAGAGAGAGATCTTGTAAATGGGGGAGgctaaatcattttatttaatatttgatcgTTCTTGAACTCAGTCAAATagcttaaacttattttttgaaaaatatgttttcgaTTTCCTCAAgtcattttcttttgaaaaaataaatagcttcTTATTAACTCATCTTTCCGAAGGTGtagcataattttttaagtgCACAAGTAAACTACCTTTGTCGTTACTTCCTCTATTTTAACCAGTGGTATTCTAAACCAAAACAGCCTCATACCTTAACACTACATCCACCAGGTTTTACAGTCAATAGTACAcactattttatcataaatcTAACGATTATTTTTCCAGACAAACAATCTTATCTTACAACCAAAGATTAAAAACTTCGACACATAGGCCCGCGTTTAAAGTCATTGATGGTCCATTCTTTATGTAGTTTTGCCCacttagtatttttattatcctTATGATCtttgttaaagaactttaataaaaaacttttaaaatatctaatagtgcaaaaataaacataaaaaatagttaaataaaaaatggcacATACACATCAAATTAAAATCTCATGTAAAACTCGcaaaatcataaattaaattttgttttaaaattgttgtaagCCACACCGGAagcgtttattttaaaaaaataccaaaaaaccatttttgaagaaacttttattcaaaaaatttatttacaagtgattttttattagcaaaagCTTCAATGACTTTTTCTTTGTCCAAAAGTGTAGCTTCCTCATTTTCTATTGCTAGTAAAGTTAATCCAGAAAGCCGATCTTAAGAAATGATTGACCTTAGGTAGGTTTTGATGGTCTTATATATTGAAAATGAGCGTACCCATAATGCAACAGTCACCGGAAATGTTACAAACAGAACACATGCATTTGCTAATTCTGGCATTAAACAATTAGTTTACTTTGATTAGATGTTGCAAAATATCTTGAACAATCTTCATTTTGCACAAGTCCTTATGAAATTCTTGCTGGTATAAGCGAATTTCTTGTACAAGATTATCATTTACATCATTAGAGtacgattttaaaaatttagttgcaGCAAGTTCCATTTCAGTATGCGACTCTTGAGATTATAAGGATgcaaaaatttgaacaaatcaGTAACCTGTTTGTAGTCCTGTAATCGTGACTGCAGCTGATATATTGCAGTGTCAATAACAGCatattaaaaaatcactttaaacaaaaattcgCTATTCTGAATCCTATGATCTTATTGTAAGTCATCATGAAATAATTAGGCATTTCTCTTCTAGATGTTTGCGAAAGTGTTAGTGGTGTTACAGTTTCCTGCTAGTTCatttgaagttaaaattatGCTCTCCTATGATAAATTGAGGTAAAATTATGCTCTCCcatgataaattgataaaaaacagataaattgAGGTTCTGTATGAGCTATTGAGAGTAGAATAGTTTCACAAGAAAGATCTATTTGTTTATTATGGAGCTCAATAgaatctttataaattacacAAAGTAATCTTTACCAAACAACAATGAATTCAAACTTACTAATAGCATTCCAAAGACTGATGGCGGCATCCCTTTTCGTCGTGTTTAGAGATGCATTCGTGTAAGTACTTTTTGAATGTACATACCTACCTATTTTATACAGAACACACTGCATTTCCTCTAGAAGAACACCTTGTTGGACAAagtctttttaactttaatgtcaTTATATGCTGTGATGAGAAAGCCAGCTCTGACCACCTTTTCAaactatatcaaaaaaaattgaaaatttgacTTATTGTTTCATAGAATGTTATGGCTGGTTCATTGGCTTCAACCACATCATTGACAATATTGATCATCATTgataatgaactttaaaagtttgaagtttaatatatttatacactaaCTTACTTAATAAACTGTTCAAATTTTGGatagaatttttattcaaaagtcaaacagttttgttataaaacaaCCAATTTAATTGCAATGCAATTAAATCAAtttgtatttggttttattttttattaaactccTCTGTAAGTGTTTTGTGAGGTAAAGTAAAATTTTCCCGTTTAAATATTTAGGGCCCCTTATTGCTTGGGACCCCTAGCATTTTCCCACCCTATCCATTTGGTTGTTACGCTACTGATACACATATTTAAAGGCATACATAGATTGCCCTTCTGATGTCATACTAAAAGGAAGTTGCCAAGGGCttcattacattaaaaaaaccgtttgttaaaaaacaaaattttggcATAATACAAGCGTAATTTGTGAATGGTGTTCCAACTTCATTATTGCAAACAGAAGCAACTTTGTGCAATGTTTTGGCAAACACTATTTTATTAGCTACTATATATAACATAGATCATTCagactatattttaaatatatagatttcagaaaatatccggaaaaaaatAATCCCTGATATAagcttgttaaaaataaaaatataccttaaatTGTATATAGCAGAGACCTTCATTAACACCAAGATATTTTTGGATAATTGGATAGAGAACTGCAAcaagctttttattttctttcagacCAAGACAACCTATGCTCATTAGAGATGCATTTACCGATGGTAATTTAccagctttaaaaatataaaataatattgtaagatttctacaattatatttataactaaataaaaattgattataaatgGGGAAGGCCGGAAACATTCGACCATGGGGAACATTCAACCTTTTCAAATATTTCCCAGCATGCTTAAAACTActgcttataatttttatgtatgaaCATTAGTacttatataaaagtaaattttttaaaaaagtttcaaaaaatatgcaaagAATCTCTTTGCAACCTTAAACTCTTAACATTTTGCTGTTAATTGATGAATGATATTATGAGTAATAAATCTTCTTAAGTTTACTTCAAAAAATAGATTTCAGCTTTTTACAatgattgtttatatataacacaTGTGGGACACATTCAACCTACCAAGattaaacaagatttaaaaagattatctaGTAAATTAGTCTCTGGAAATAATTGACTATGATGATGAATTACCAAAGCAAATATAAAGCAAAACATGTGTTTACTACTGATcaagaaattattttagaaaattatattaaaaaggctTCAGACATAAATTATGGACTGacttataaaaacatatgaaaGCCAGCTTATGATTATGCAAAAACATTGACTAACTAAAACTTTCCATTAGAATGGGAAAAACATGGTATCGCAGGCAAAAGCTGGCTACGAAGTGTCATAGCAAAAAACTTTGCCTCTTAGGAAACCTGAGAGTAAAAGCTTATATAGAAGCacagattttaataaatatgaagTTGACTGAATTTTTGAGAATTATAAATCAGTTTTGAAGCTTTTGTTTAACAGGCAACTTCAGCAGAATACGGTCAATGGATTTGGTCAGTTTCCTTCTCTGGTTTGCGTTTATCACAGAAGTTGTATTTTAGATTGTTTTATGATAGGAGGTCCAACATCTAGTATTGCTTTCGGTAATAAAACCGGATGtgtgatattttatttacattatactttttatttgtttgcatAAATCCATTACttgtaatgctaaaaaaaatttaatcgatTCTGgcaataaatcatttataaataaataaaaacttgctAAGTGGTTGAATGTTTCCTGTCTTCCCCTACAGAAATTTTACAACTCTATTGcacattaattttgtttaatgaatCAACAATACTGAAGTCATATAACTTATATGAAGttaagcatatataaaaatgcaaaaaattaactttatgaatataaatttataaaaagagagTGTAAGAccatataaatttacataaaaaccatataaattttacattgaaATACTCAATATATAAATGCTCTAAATAAACCACGAAAAGATGATATAACACTGTATATACTACATTACTATAAGACTCAAtatataaatgctataaatcaaTCATGTTGGATAacataatatgtaaaaatatgttaattttacttGCTTTTATCTACACCAGTAAAGATTAAAGTGTCTGGAACAATAACAACCATACAATATTCAATTGGTTTTCCCATTGATTTCGCTAAAGCTTCCAGGAGCTCATTAGCCATCTTCTCCTGATTGAATGACTCTTTTGAAACATTGGTTTCTATTCTGAGACAAGGCATGGTAGTTTATTAAGTAgttctacaaaataaatatggtaacttttatttaactaaaaatgcaaaatttccataatcttttatttcatttaacatgaaataataacagaaatagtgtaataaaagcaaatatatatttaaaaagaataataaaataaaattacaataaaaaaaattttcaaaataaataaacattttttgaattgtctgaaataatgaaaaatattgaaattttcagCAACTTTATTACATTGGTTTAGgccattaaaaaataataaattctgcCTTGCTACGTTTTATTGGTGACATGTAGTAGATTATTCAGACCGCCTGAATTATTCCTTTACCCTAtgaaaaaactcaaaacgagaTTGCGCTTTCGGGTTATAACTGTTAGAAGTGTACCTAACACGTCCGTACTGTCTTATTGAACttaaacaagaagaaaaaaaccttAAGAGGTCAAGTATTCTAGAAATCAAGTTTACTTGAAAAGTAATATAAGAAAGAcgatataagaaaaattaatacaaaataaacaaattagttatttatttacataaaaatattttacaaaaacttttattatttgaaagcgtatgtaaaagtaaaattcagaAGGATATAAAATATCTGTCTGAACTATTTACCTCCCCTTGTAAATCGCTCTATAAGATAGTCTGATCTTTATTAAAGGATAATGATTGAAACtatacaactataaaataattaataattagttgatagttgtataattattatttaaactaactGATTAAATTAGTCATATaactatgtaaaaataatttataagtatCTGTCTGAATTATACCCTCCCCACCCACCCCCCGAGTAAACTACTTAACTTGCGTCTGAATTATCTCTTTCCTCCTAGTAAATCATTCGAGAATTTACGAGGATTTTTAGGAATGAGCTCTGAAACATTTGAAACGTCACATACcaaagtattaaatattgttagaGTCAATACTACATCCATTTCCTGACGAGAATCTGGTATTTTACTacgtaatttacaatttatttttaacgctgatagttttatacttttttttatagtaattcaCCGCGTTATCATATTTGTTCCTTATTATAATATGAATTTATTGTTGCTGTTTGTTATAGTACTGTTGTTGTTGTGCCTAATAATAAAATGAGTAGTTttgtaatattatgttatttgttCATCACATTAACCTCAACACAACGATGGCAATCACAATTAATTTggttttaacatttaaactaCTTATAGTTATTCCTGATTtcttattaacttttttctaccttatatatcattatatttttataccttATATATCCGCCTATTAATGCAAATTTTTACGTAAACACAAGAAACAAGTTCTGTTATTTCTTTCTTGTAAGCGGGAAGTTTTGGGTTGAAAGTGTAATATCTTTTTTTCCCATGTATCAAATTTACTACGGGCCTTAAGCGTTCAAATTATACAAactaattttagattaaaagaATTGGACTGTACTGTATAAATTAGTTAACTAAATAGGATGTGATTCAGACAGTATATTTGTAActcatttttacataatttcatAACTTATTGATATGTAGTTGCATAATTCCTATTACTATCACTTTATACCATTGTCACACCGTCTTACATTAAACAATTTACTAGGGGAAGGaaataatttagaaacttaaaaaagtatttgtaaagtattttcaattaaatatacaactaaaagtttatagttgtttactatttattatatcaCTCAATACCATTATCACATTATC
This window contains:
- the LOC101239707 gene encoding macrophage migration inhibitory factor — protein: MPCLRIETNVSKESFNQEKMANELLEALAKSMGKPIEYCMVVIVPDTLIFTGVDKTGKLPSVNASLMSIGCLGLKENKKLVAVLYPIIQKYLGVNEGLCYIQFKDVPSKDLSYKNMTFHDILG